From one Lolium rigidum isolate FL_2022 chromosome 4, APGP_CSIRO_Lrig_0.1, whole genome shotgun sequence genomic stretch:
- the LOC124706379 gene encoding probable inactive receptor-like protein kinase At3g56050 — protein MGRLCRVVAGFLLLIIFFSSSTPGTCGSDAQQGRANHREEDAPSVARLIQAASIREAPRQQGRYSSKESTTTFPQWPPWPWATPAPPTTSSPSLEDAGSPSNAPAPSPAVAKPLAAPRHAARGIALPPEPATVVTHGAAAVGEASQAPGHARRMYVIVGAGASVLAVMSVALFVLCYRSSKVVTVRPWATGLSGQLQRAFVTGVPSLKRSELEAACEDFSNVIGSLSEYMMYKGTLSSGVEIAVVSTTKSSAKEWSKHCETRFRKKITSLSRVNHKNFVNLLGYCQEEQPFTRMMVFEYAPNGTLYEHLHVREDGHLDWPTRLRVAVGIAYCLEHMHQLSPPEILGTLDTSTVYLTDDFAAKIADVFFCSDEASSTTKEMESLQSPPMSNKESVVYSYGMVLLEIMSGRFTASDGGLLEGWAASFLRGERQLRDVMDPGLSRNAPLQAETVSRLDSVIRSCTDREARRRPTMTEVARRLREITAMPPDAATPKVSPLWWAELEIISTEAA, from the exons ATGGGGAGGCTGTGCAGAGTGGTGGCTGGGTTTCTTCTGCtcatcattttcttcagttccagTACTCCTGGCACCTGCGGCTCCGATGCTCAGCAAG GAAGGGCGAACCACCGGGAAGAAGATGCACCCTCCGTCGCTCG GTTAATCCAAGCGGCAAGCATCCGTGAAGCACCGCGACAACAGGGCAGGTACAGCTCCAAGGAGTCGACGACGACGTTCCCGCAATGGCCGCCGTGGCCATGGGCGACGCCGGCGCCTCCGACGACGAGCTCTCCATCGTTGGAGGACGCTGGCTCCCCGTCAAACGCTCCCGCGCCGTCGCCAGCGGtcgccaagcctctcgcggcgccTCGGCACGCCGCACGCGGCATCGCGCTGCCTCCGGAGCCGGCGACGGTGGTCACCCACGGCGCCGCTGCGGTCGGTGAAGCGTCTCAAGCACCGGGGCATGCTCGCCGCATGTATGTCATCGTGGGAGCAGGAGCTTCCGTCCTCGCGGTCATGTCGGTTGCGCTGTTCGTCCTGTGCTACCGGTCCAGCAAGGTGGTCACCGTCAGGCCATGGGCGACCGGCCTCAGCGGGCAGCTGCAGAGGGCGTTCGTGACAG GCGTGCCGTCGCTGAAGAGGTCGGAGCTGGAGGCCGCCTGCGAAGATTTCAGCAACGTCATCGGCTCCCTGTCGGAGTACATGATGTACAAGGGGACGCTGTCGAGCGGCGTCGAGATCGCGGTGGTGTCGACCACCAAGAGCTCCGCCAAGGAGTGGTCCAAGCACTGCGAGACACGGTTCAGGAAAAAG ATAACAAGCCTGTCCAGAGTAAACCACAAGAACTTCGTCAACCTGCTCGGCTACTGCCAGGAAGAGCAGCCATTCACAAGGATGATGGTGTTCGAGTATGCTCCGAACGGCACGCTCTACGAGCATCTCCATG TGAGGGAAGACGGTCACCTGGACTGGCCGACGCGGCTGCGAGTGGCGGTGGGGATCGCCTACTGCCTGGAGCACATGCACCAGCTGAGCCCGCCGGAGATCCTCGGGACGCTCGACACGTCCACCGTCTACCTCACCGACGATTTCGCGGCCAAGATCGCCGACGTCTTCTTCTGCTCCGACGAGGCCTCGTCGACTACCAAGGAGATGGAGAGCCTGCAGTCCCCGCCCATGTCCAACAAGGAGAGTGTGGTGTACAGCTACGGCATGGTGCTGCTGGAGATCATGTCCGGCAGGTTCACGGCGTCGGACGGCGGCTTGCTCGAGGGCTGGGCGGCGAGCTTCCTCAGAGGGGAGAGGCAGCTGAGGGACGTGATGGACCCAGGCCTAAGCAGGAACGCGCCGCTCCAGGCCGAGACCGTGAGCAGGCTGGACAGCGTCATACGGTCCTGCACTGAccgggaggcgaggcggcggccgacGATGACAGAGGTCGCGAGGCGGCTGAGGGAGATCACCGCCATGCCACCGGACGCGGCCACCCCCAAGGTGTCGCCGCTGTGGTGGGCCGAGCTGGAGATCATCTCCACAGAGGCAGCCTGA